In one window of Primulina tabacum isolate GXHZ01 unplaced genomic scaffold, ASM2559414v2 Contig649, whole genome shotgun sequence DNA:
- the LOC142534650 gene encoding early light-induced protein 1, chloroplastic-like yields MAAAATGMQMICGAGFNSRTVGLNQFVPLKSASLFNRDLKFRIRSMAEDGDVTGEKEKAAVPIPPKLFSTPPAPPQPEESTKITNIMAFDGPGPERINGRLAMIGFVSAIAVELTRGQDIFSQIQNGGIPWFLGTTVLLSVASLVPLFKGVSADSKSRGLMTSDAELWNGRLAMVGLIALAYTEYVKGGTLV; encoded by the exons ATGGCAGCTGCAGCAACGGGGATGCAAATGATCTGTGGAGCTGGTTTTAATTCAAGAACAGTTGGTTTGAACCAGTTTGTACCTTTGAAGAGCGCGTCACTTTTTAATAGGGATTTAAAGTTCAGAATTCGAAGCATGGCTGAG GATGGTGATGTCACTGGAGAGAAAGAAAAAGCAGCAGTTCCAATTCCTCCTAAGTTGTTTTCAACACCTCCTGCACCGCCGCAACCCGAG GAAAGCACCAAGATTACAAACATAATGGCCTTTGACGGGCCTGGCCCGGAGAGGATCAACGGTCGTCTAGCCATGATCGGATTCGTGTCAGCCATCGCAGTAGAATTAACCAGAGGACAGGATATCTTCTCGCAAATACAAAACGGAGGGATCCCGTGGTTTCTCGGGACGACTGTTTTGCTATCCGTGGCATCACTTGTGCCGTTGTTTAAAGGAGTGAGCGCGGATTCGAAATCGCGGGGATTGATGACATCTGATGCAGAGCTTTGGAATGGAAGGCTTGCAATGGTAGGATTGATAGCTTTGGCTTACACCGAGTATGTCAAGGGTGGGACTCTTGTCTGA